The following nucleotide sequence is from Paenibacillus odorifer.
GAAGCAGACGGATCTGTGAGTGCGGCCAATATTGGAGATCTGAACGCAGGAACGTATCGTTTTGTGATTACCGCTAAGGATTCATCCAATAATGAATCAATGAAGAACGCTGCACATGCGGTTACGGTGACCTTAAGCAAAAACGAAGTTCCGGATACGACTGCACCGGTAGTGGACGCAGCCAAGTTCGAGGCGATCGACAACTACAACGGGACACAAGATCAGCTTCGCGGGTTAGCGGGAGCCATTAGCGAGCAAGGAGCAGCGGTACAAGCCTACCTGTGGACGGATGCGAATGAGAACGGTGAAGTAGATGCCGACGAATTAGGAACAGCCATCGCATTAGGCACTAGTGCAGCAGATGGATCTGTGAGTGCGGCCAATATGGGGGATCTGGCCGCAGGAACGTATCGTTTCGTGATTACCGCTAAGGATTCATCCAATAATGAATCAGCGAAGAACGCTGCACATGCGGTTACGGTGACCTTAAGCAAAAACGAAGTTCCGGATACGACTGCACCGGTAGTGGACGCAGCCAAGTTCGAGGCGATCGACAACTACAACGGGACACAAGATCAGCTTCGCGGGTTAGCGGGAGCCATCGGGGAGCAAGGAGCAGCGGTACAAGCCTACCTGTGGACGGATGCGAATGAGAACGGTGAAGTAGATGCCGACGAATTAGGAACAGCCATCGCATTAGGCACTAGTGCAGCAGATGGATCTGTGAGTGCGGCCAATATTGGGGATCTAACCGCAGGAACGTATACTTTCGTGATTACCGCTAAGGATTCATCCAATAATGAATCAGCGAAGGACGCTGCACATGTGGTTACGATTGAGCTTGTTAATGGTGTTCTGACCACACCTACGGTTACTAGCTCTATATATGGCTTTGACGGAGGCGGCGGTTCAAAAACAAAACAACTGATAACGGGTTCTACACAATCGCGCATTCGCTTCGACTTTTTCTCCGGAGAAAGCTTTACGAATGCTGAAATTCAGGTAACGATGGAAGGCATTACCTTTACCACAAACGACTATTATACCATTAGTGGATGGACACATCCGACGAGTGATCAAATTAGCAATAATGGGCATACGTTAACTTTCACAGGAAGTAACATAGGTGTTTCGGATATTGCTTTTGAACTTCACAATAAAGTGATGCCGGCACCCGGGACCTATCTCATTAAGTTCAAAGCAGATGCGGATGGACCTGGAACAGCCAGATCTTATTCCGAGGAACGAGTCATTACCTTAATTATTTTGCCACCGGCTTAAACTAGAAGCTTCTCATGAGTTCTTTGAACTTGTGGGAAGCTTCTTTTTTTATGAAAAATAGGATTGCTCAATATAGTCTAAATGAGTATTATGAGTAAGGTATGTTCATATAAAAATAGAGATAAACAGGATGGAGAGCACCATGAAAACAACACGTCAGAACGCATTGATTTTCTCGTTTACTTTTATGGCTTTTATTCTGGGTACGACGGAGTATATTATTGTTGGTTTACTCTCTGAAATATCCTCAAGCCTCGGAGTTACGCTTGCGACAGCCGGGGGATTGGTATCTGGCTTCGCGATTTCTTATGCCATTGGTACACCAATTATGATGTCCTTGTGCAGCCGTGTTCCGAAACGGATTACGATTCTTGTATCACTTGTATTGATTTTGCTGCTGAATTTGTGGAGTGCTGTAACTGGAACTTACAGTATGCTGCTGGTGACTAGAATAGTTACTGCCATACTATGTGGCTTTGTTCTTTCTGTAGCCATTACGGTAGCGAATGAAGCGGTTGATCAGGAGAAGAGAGGCAAAGCGATTGCTACAATTTTGAGTGGTTTTGCTATTGCGAATGTTTTTGGTGTGCCGATCGGTACTTTCGTCGGGCAGTTTTTTAATTGGCCAGCAGCGTTTGTTCTGAATGGGATATTAGCTGGAGTTGCCATAGTCCTAAATTATATCTATATTCCACGCCAATTACCGAAACCTGTGCCTAGCTCACTCAAGGATCAGATCGGATTGCTCACAAACGGCCGCATTATTCTTGCATTTCTCATTCCGGTTACGGCAGTGGGAGCCGTATTTGTGATGTATACTTACATTACACCTATTCTGGAGCAAGTCATGAATGTTCCTAAAAGCTCGGTTAGCGGTGTGCTGTTTGTATACGGAATTGCCACGATTGTCAGCAACTGGATTGGTGGCAAGGTTGCGACCGGGAATGCGGTTAGTAAGCTGAGATTCGTGTTCCTTATCCAAGCTGTGGTCTATGTTATCTTTAGTATGACCGCATCTGTTTCCATTCTTGGAATGATTGTGCTAATGGCTCTAGCCATGATGTCGAGTATTGTGAGCGCCCCTGCACAGCTCTATTTGATTGACTTAGCTAAGCAGTTCTCACCAAAAACGAAGGATCTTGCTGCCTCATTGAATCCAGTAGCCTCAAACCTGGGAATTGCAGGCGGGTCCGCGATCGGTGGAGTGGTTGCCGGGCATGGAGGATTAATCTCTCTTCCTGTAGCTGCTGCCATCCTGGCGATATTGGCCTGTGTGATTACGTTGATATGTTATAAGATGGATCATCAAAGCCACGCAGCGGTCATCACTCAGCATCATAACTTAACCTAATGAGATGATATAAGATATCCCGGCTTCATACGAGTTCATTGAACTTGTGTGGAGCTTTTTTTATATGATAAGCTTCAAAGCGTTGACTTCCTACAGATTCAGTGCTAAACTTATCTTAAGTTAAAGATATTTAAAGTGAAGATAAAAAATCTCGATACTATCCACCAAAGAGCTTGTACAGTAGAAAAAGATCTTTTTTTTAAGTGATATCTTAACATTAAGATAATTAAACTAAACCTTCTTGTTCTTGGGAATTATATTACGAGTCAAAATCAACTAAACATTAGGAGTGTATAACAATGAGAAACTTAAAAGGGATTCACCACGTTACAGCCATCACAAGCAGCGCAGAGAAAAATTACGAGTTTTTTACTTACGTGTTAGGTATGCGTCTAGTGAAGAAAACAGTTAATCAAGATGATATTCAGACGTATCATTTGTTTTTTGCAGATGATAAGGGCAGCGCCGGAACAGATATGACCTTCTTTGATTTTCCTAACATCCCTAAAGGGGTTCATGGAACTAATGAGATTGCGAAAACATCCTTCCGGGTACCAACAGATGCTGCATTAGACTACTGGGTTAAGCGTTTTGATCGGCTTGCAGTGAAGCATACCGGCATTAAAGAGCAATTCGGCAAAAAGACATTATCCTTCGTAGATTTCGATGATCAACAGTATCAACTTATTTCAGATGAATTGAATAAAGGTGTCGTATCAGGTACACCGTGGCAAAAAGGGCCTATCCCTTTGGAGTATGCAATAACGGGCTTGGGACCGATCTTTGTACGAATTGCTGACTTCAACTACTTCAAAGAAGTATTGGAGAAAGTGATGTTGTTTAAAGAAATTGCTCAGGAAGAGACGTATCATTTATTTGAAGTTGGCGAAGGCGGAAACGGTGCACAAATTATTGTAGAGCATAACGAGTTCTTACCGAATTCACGCCAAGGTTTTGGGACTGTTCACCATGCTGCATTCCGTGTAGAGGATCGTGCGATGCTGGACGAGTGGACAGAGCGTTTTGAAGGCTTTGGATTCCAAACTTCAGGATATGTAGATCGTCACTTCTTCGAGTCGTTGTATACACGTGTTGCACCACAAATATTGTTTGAGCTTGCCACTGACGGGCCAGGATTTATGGGAGATGAGGAATATGAAACCGTTGGCGAGAAGCTTTCTTTGCCACCTTTCTTGGAACCTAAACGTGAGCAAATTGAGAAGTTAGTCCGTCCTATTGATACCGTTAGAAGTACGATCGACTTTGTGAAAGAGTGAAGAAGGGGCTGAGGAAATTGATTTCAATTGATCCAAAGCACAACAGTGAGCGGGAAAATTACAAATTATTAATTGGCACTATTATTCCTAGACCTATAGCCTTTGTCACAACACAATCAGAAGAGGGTCTCTTAAATGGTGCACCTTTTAGCTATTTTAATATCGTTTCGTCTAATCCTCCAATGGTTTCATTGGCTATTCAAAGACCAGCAGGCCGTTTAAAAGATACAGCCCGTAATATTTACGATAATCAACAGTTTGTTGTGCATATTGTAGATGAGGAGAATGTTGCGAAGATCAATCAGACTGCAGCCACATTACCTGCATCTGAAAGTGAAATTGAATTGGCGAATCTTACACCGATTCAAAGTACAAGTGTAGCTGTGCCTGGCGTTTTGGAAGCGAAGGTGCGGATGGAGTGCAAGCTTGTTCAAGCAATCCCTCTAGGGGGTGAAGAACCTGGGAGTGACTTGTTTATTGGCGAAATTGTTCAATTCCATATCGATGAATCGATCTATCAGGAGGGGCACATTGACCCGAGAGTTCTAAACGCTGTGAGCCGCTTGGCGGGAAATAATTACGCAACTCTTGGAGAGATTTTTACAATAGATAGGCCGGAATAAGCAACTATAGAATAGACCTGCTAGTAAGCAATGAAGCCTACTTAGCAGGTCTTTTTGTGTACCGAAGCTACAGCTCGTCCGCAACCCCCAACAAAGCAATCCCTAGAATCACAACGATAATAACGGCATATTGTGCCTTGCTTAGTTTTTCTTTGAGGAAGATGCGCGATAATATTACGGAAAAAATGCTGTATGAAGCAATAAGTGGTGCCGCGATAATCGCGTTGCTGGACATAGCAAATACGTAGAAGAATTGTCCGGTCGTTTCCAGAATGGCTGCGAAGCCCTTATCCCGTTCTTTAAATAGGTTGAACTTTACCTTTTTAAAAAATTTCAGGTATGTAAAAGACAAGATGGCACATATAAAGAAGGTGTATTCATACGCGAGCAGAGCTGCTTTTTCGCTAATCAGGCTGAGTTCATCCAAATAAATAGCATCGGCAAAGGTGCCAAGTCCATCGATTAGGCAGTATAGGATTGGAAAAATGATGGCGATCACGCCAATCTGATATTTTTTATCAATCTGTGTGGCACTTTTTTGAAGCGCTTGGTGTTCTGCTTTCTTTTCCAAGATGGCGATGCCGATAATGCCTAAGGTGATAACGGCAACACCAACGATTTCAAACGCTCCTAGCTCATGGGTGAAAAAGATGAATAATAATATCGTCGTTACAGCGCCAGATGAATTTTGTACGGGGGAGGCAATGGATAACTCAATATATCTAAGTCCAATATAACCGACTGCCATCGACAGGATATAGAGTGCAGACACAGGGAAATATCGGATTAAGTCCATAGGATCAAAGGTCAATCCTTGAATGAGCATATAAGCTGTCGCGTGAATACCCATGACTATCCCCACGATAATGACAATCTTAATATGGCTATACCGATCCTGACTATCGGTCCCCTTTTTATAAAATAAGTCAGCCCCTCCCCAAGCGAAGGCCGTTAATAATGCAAACATAAACCACATGATCATTGCTCCTTGATGTAATTTAAAATCCCCGCCGATTATACCAGATTAGATTCTACACAGGGTGGTCATTTCGTCACACATAAAAAATACACCCTCAAGAATCGACTGGACAAACCATAGGTTTATCGAATGTCTATTCTAAAGGGTGTACTTCATAACATAACAGAGGCGTAAGGCGTTCTATCTTAACGTAGAGTTTTCAATGCGCCACTCCAAGCCAAGACTTGATCCAGCATCCCATTAAGATTGGTAAGATGCAGATCCGCTGGTTTAAACACAGTTCCGTTCTCGAAATCAGTGAACAGTGACAACGCAGGGTGTACACGAACGTCTGCTACAGATAGTTCTCCCAAGATTCCGCGTAGATGTTCAGCTGCACGAGCGCCCCCTACGGAACCATAACTTACGATACCTGCTGCTTTATTATTCCAAGCTTCACGGGCATAATCGAGCGCATTTTTCAGTGATGCAGAAATACTGTGGTTATATTCTTGTACGATAAATACGAAACCGTCTAGTGTAGCAAGTTTAGTGTTCCAAGCTGTTGCTTGTTCAGTTGCATCAGCCTCACCCAATAGTGGAAGCTTGAAGTCTGCAATATCTATGATCTCATAATTAGCATCCCCGCGTGCATCCGCAATCTTTTTAACCCATTCTCCTACTTGCGGGCTTAAACGACCTTGACGAGTACTTCCGAGAATAATACCGATGTTTAATTTTGACATTGTTTGTTCCTCCTCAATTTTTGTTCTACCAAATAGTTTGTCTAGAAATCCCATGAAGTACACAACCTTTAAAAATTATTTATCTCAAGAGTAGTAAACTCTGGTTGTCTTTAAGTTAAGTATCTTTAAGATGAGATAATAATACCGCACATAGTGTGCTTTGTCAAGCAACTTTATAATAGTTAGTTCATAGCTTTGATTCACCTTTACAAAATTAGTTGTTAGGAATATAATTGTTTAAGCAACTATTAAAACAGTGTTAATTGAGAAGGGATACGATCATGACGACAAAGCATAACCAATCCGAGCTTACGTTAGGATTTATGATGGGTACGACCTACCGTAAATTAAGCATGTTATTTCAAAATGGGCTGAAAGAACATGATATAACACCGGAGCAATGGTCAGTCCTTTTTCATATTGACAGAACGGAAGGTCTGATTCAGAAGGACATCGCTAAGCGCTCTGGTAAGGATAAGCCAACTACAACGCGAATTCTGGATCATTTGGAAGGA
It contains:
- a CDS encoding MarR family winged helix-turn-helix transcriptional regulator, whose amino-acid sequence is MTTKHNQSELTLGFMMGTTYRKLSMLFQNGLKEHDITPEQWSVLFHIDRTEGLIQKDIAKRSGKDKPTTTRILDHLEGKGLIYKRTGENDRRSFKVYITEKGRSLVKETVPIEDKVTEEIMNCISSKEYELLMELLLRINNHVDQITDGE
- a CDS encoding DMT family transporter, which produces MWFMFALLTAFAWGGADLFYKKGTDSQDRYSHIKIVIIVGIVMGIHATAYMLIQGLTFDPMDLIRYFPVSALYILSMAVGYIGLRYIELSIASPVQNSSGAVTTILLFIFFTHELGAFEIVGVAVITLGIIGIAILEKKAEHQALQKSATQIDKKYQIGVIAIIFPILYCLIDGLGTFADAIYLDELSLISEKAALLAYEYTFFICAILSFTYLKFFKKVKFNLFKERDKGFAAILETTGQFFYVFAMSSNAIIAAPLIASYSIFSVILSRIFLKEKLSKAQYAVIIVVILGIALLGVADEL
- a CDS encoding NADPH-dependent FMN reductase — its product is MSKLNIGIILGSTRQGRLSPQVGEWVKKIADARGDANYEIIDIADFKLPLLGEADATEQATAWNTKLATLDGFVFIVQEYNHSISASLKNALDYAREAWNNKAAGIVSYGSVGGARAAEHLRGILGELSVADVRVHPALSLFTDFENGTVFKPADLHLTNLNGMLDQVLAWSGALKTLR
- a CDS encoding flavin reductase family protein, which produces MISIDPKHNSERENYKLLIGTIIPRPIAFVTTQSEEGLLNGAPFSYFNIVSSNPPMVSLAIQRPAGRLKDTARNIYDNQQFVVHIVDEENVAKINQTAATLPASESEIELANLTPIQSTSVAVPGVLEAKVRMECKLVQAIPLGGEEPGSDLFIGEIVQFHIDESIYQEGHIDPRVLNAVSRLAGNNYATLGEIFTIDRPE
- a CDS encoding ring-cleaving dioxygenase; translation: MRNLKGIHHVTAITSSAEKNYEFFTYVLGMRLVKKTVNQDDIQTYHLFFADDKGSAGTDMTFFDFPNIPKGVHGTNEIAKTSFRVPTDAALDYWVKRFDRLAVKHTGIKEQFGKKTLSFVDFDDQQYQLISDELNKGVVSGTPWQKGPIPLEYAITGLGPIFVRIADFNYFKEVLEKVMLFKEIAQEETYHLFEVGEGGNGAQIIVEHNEFLPNSRQGFGTVHHAAFRVEDRAMLDEWTERFEGFGFQTSGYVDRHFFESLYTRVAPQILFELATDGPGFMGDEEYETVGEKLSLPPFLEPKREQIEKLVRPIDTVRSTIDFVKE
- a CDS encoding MFS transporter; its protein translation is MKTTRQNALIFSFTFMAFILGTTEYIIVGLLSEISSSLGVTLATAGGLVSGFAISYAIGTPIMMSLCSRVPKRITILVSLVLILLLNLWSAVTGTYSMLLVTRIVTAILCGFVLSVAITVANEAVDQEKRGKAIATILSGFAIANVFGVPIGTFVGQFFNWPAAFVLNGILAGVAIVLNYIYIPRQLPKPVPSSLKDQIGLLTNGRIILAFLIPVTAVGAVFVMYTYITPILEQVMNVPKSSVSGVLFVYGIATIVSNWIGGKVATGNAVSKLRFVFLIQAVVYVIFSMTASVSILGMIVLMALAMMSSIVSAPAQLYLIDLAKQFSPKTKDLAASLNPVASNLGIAGGSAIGGVVAGHGGLISLPVAAAILAILACVITLICYKMDHQSHAAVITQHHNLT